A segment of the Bacteroidia bacterium genome:
AGTTTTATCCCGTACGCTTACGCATCCGCTTAATGTATTGAAGCAGCGTATTGAGCAAATTCGTTTAGGGCGAAAAAATGAAAAAATGGAATGGAAGTCAAATGATGAAATTGGAGCTTTGGTAGATGCGTACAATCAAATGGTAGAAAAGTTAGAAATAAGTGAGCGGAAACTGGCTATGTCTGAACGGGAAGCAGCTTGGCGAGAAATGGCAAGACAAATTGCACACGAAATCAAAAATCCCCTTACTCCAATGAAATTGAGCGTACAGCACCTTTTACGTGCTTATCAAGATAAACACCCTAATTTATCTGCCATGATACAAAAAACAGCTCAAACCTTATTGACTGAAATAGACTCTTTGACCGAAATTGCTACCTCTTTTTCTAACTTTGCTAAACTACAACAACAAGAACCTGAAATTATAGAAGTCCAAAAGCTGCTCAAACAAAACATTGCTTTATATCAAAATCACAAAGAGATTACTTTTGAAGTGCAAATGCCTCAAAAACCTTGTTTTATCTATGCGGATGCTTCAGCTATTTCAAGAACTTTTCAAAATTTAATCAAAAATGCCGTTCAAGCGATGGAAAGCAGTCCTAAAAAGGTTTTATCCATTTCTTTGGAAAGCAAAGAGAATTTAATTCAAGTTACGATTAAGGACACAGGTTGTGGTATAGATCCAGAGCATTTAGAGCATATTTTTGAACCGAATTTTACCACAAAAAGTTCAGGTACGGGATTAGGTTTGGCTATTAGCAAAAGAGCCATAGAGAATGCGGGAGGTAGTATATCTGTTCAAAGCCAAGTGAACATAGGTACAACTTTTTACATTACATTACCTGCGTATCGGGATTCCTTTGAAAAGTGATTTGATTTTGATTTTTTATGATCTTTTGGGCGTGCCCTTGTGGGCATTTCGCTGGCGCTCATGCCCACAAGGTCGGCGTGCTACGGGCTATGTGCGGAATGCCCCGACCCTTGCGTCAGCAAGGGGCACGCCCAAAAAATTAAGTAAGTCATTTTAGATCAAACATAAAACCACTCAAAACACATAAAAGCAATTACCTCAAACCGCATGTGCTACTTAAAATGTTTTACAGAATTTTTGTAATCTTGATTATTTGAAACAAAATTTTTTACCTATATTAGCACCATGAACCCAATCATAGAAAACATAAAAGAAAAGTACGCCGCTTATATTTTAGCTTACACTACCTACGCAGGTGAACACAACTTTTTAATCGCAGTAAAAGATTTACTCTTTTTTATGAAGGCACTTAAAGAAGAATTCCATTTCGAAGGTTTGATTGATATCACAGCCGTAGATAGATTAACAGAAGAGGAACGATTTGAAATTGCCTATAACTTAGTTTCATACAGTCAAGGGATACGTATAAGAGTAAAAGTACGAGTAGATGAGGATAATCCTCATGTACCAAGTTTAACAGAAATTTGGAAGTCTGCAAACTGGTATGAAAGAGAAGCCTACG
Coding sequences within it:
- a CDS encoding NADH-quinone oxidoreductase subunit C, producing MNPIIENIKEKYAAYILAYTTYAGEHNFLIAVKDLLFFMKALKEEFHFEGLIDITAVDRLTEEERFEIAYNLVSYSQGIRIRVKVRVDEDNPHVPSLTEIWKSANWYEREAYDMMGIIFDNHPDLRRMFLPEDFTYYPLRKEFPLIGVPGSIPLPEKDPPKPYK